From Longimicrobium sp., a single genomic window includes:
- the ppk1 gene encoding polyphosphate kinase 1 codes for MASAPRRFTGPSPRPRFPAGWARGGELVVRFAAPGRDALDRIAGGPLPAGIAAESPSTELFRDVYYDTPELDLRRRGATAGVRFHPSGELTLAVEVRGSEDALPRSAAESAPAADAAALFAAESEPARLLRALIDPAHLDPWLEVETRRRVRLAAAPSAEGDEGLEMEIACDERTVRDRDVTAELFEVEVRLAEDTAEGRAAARALETEFGLTLLTGDPLRRWSRSLEETEVDWLEEAVRSSRRVAVLAYQGGRVALLNRDGSLQVPAGPGTGLQAARRVLDEVLNASGRLRLAGTGPGSARHPATEVWLAEELAYAPGTEGMVHVAVDELIEAAGSPAVRDPATLSALHVLARSGVAAHPVSGDWAAETDALDPLHAAPPYAPPPGAFDESSLPPGTLLNPELSVLAFNRRVLELAGDRAVPLLERVRFLSIFGGNLDEFFRVRVAGYKRQVAQGSEKPGMDGVPPRAQLDAIGTRARRLADSAYRLLFDTLMPELRERGIDVVRRSGLDRDERAWLRDYYDAEVHPLLTPLAAGPGHPFPHIRNQRPALVAILREPLTGGERLGVVELPDGLPRFVSPGGGRYVPLETVIIENLHRLYPGMEVDSASTFRVTRSAELQLEPGRLADLLQAVEEEVRRRRFRPVVRVEVEDSIPGRLRETLLRELRHEAPDRAWPLGDEDVYEVEGLIDLRGLRELASLEIADAHWPPEETHERLDPGVPIADVLREREVLVEFPRDSFEATVERFVLEAAEDPDVVAIKLALYRTNRKSRIVEALRRASSRGKQVVALVELTARFDEERNIEWARYLRSSGIHVVYGLPGLKVHAKVALVVRRESGGVRRYAYVGTGNLNATTAAAYTDLGLLTADPGITEEISELFNMLTGAGGEPHHRLLLVAPRTMRTRFVEMIDRETEHARAGRGGHVIAKVNGLADLELIAALYRASRAGVRVDLIVRGLCALRPGVAEVSETIRVVSILGRYLEHARIFRFANGGDPEYYIGSADWRTRNLSRRVEVAAPVRAPAHRARLDEILRAQLEHPRAWELGADGTYYQRPAMAPRQARVPPPDPDRRAIITG; via the coding sequence ATGGCGAGCGCCCCGCGCCGTTTCACCGGCCCTTCCCCGCGGCCGCGCTTCCCCGCCGGATGGGCCCGCGGCGGCGAGCTGGTCGTCCGCTTCGCCGCGCCCGGCCGCGACGCGCTGGACCGCATCGCCGGGGGCCCGCTCCCGGCGGGGATCGCGGCGGAATCCCCATCCACCGAGCTGTTCCGCGACGTCTACTACGACACGCCGGAGCTGGACCTGCGCCGCCGCGGGGCCACCGCCGGCGTGCGCTTTCACCCCTCGGGCGAGCTGACGCTGGCGGTGGAGGTGCGCGGATCGGAGGACGCGCTCCCCCGGAGCGCCGCCGAGAGCGCGCCCGCCGCGGACGCCGCGGCGCTCTTCGCGGCCGAGAGCGAGCCCGCCCGCCTGCTCCGCGCGCTGATCGACCCCGCGCACCTGGACCCCTGGCTGGAGGTGGAGACGCGCCGCCGCGTCCGCCTGGCCGCCGCTCCCTCCGCGGAGGGGGACGAGGGGCTGGAGATGGAGATCGCCTGCGACGAGCGGACGGTGCGCGACCGCGACGTCACCGCCGAGCTGTTCGAGGTGGAGGTCCGGCTGGCGGAGGACACCGCCGAGGGGCGCGCCGCCGCCCGCGCGCTGGAGACGGAGTTCGGCCTCACCCTGCTCACGGGCGACCCGCTCCGCCGCTGGTCCCGCAGCCTGGAGGAGACCGAGGTCGACTGGCTGGAAGAGGCCGTCCGCTCCTCGCGCCGCGTGGCCGTGCTGGCCTACCAGGGCGGCCGGGTGGCGCTGCTGAACCGCGACGGCTCGCTGCAGGTGCCGGCCGGGCCGGGAACCGGGCTGCAGGCCGCGCGCCGCGTGCTGGACGAGGTGCTGAACGCCAGCGGCCGCCTGCGCCTGGCGGGCACCGGCCCCGGCTCCGCGCGCCACCCGGCGACGGAGGTCTGGCTCGCGGAAGAGCTGGCGTACGCGCCGGGAACGGAGGGGATGGTGCACGTGGCGGTCGACGAGCTGATCGAGGCCGCCGGCTCGCCCGCGGTGCGCGACCCGGCCACCCTCTCGGCGCTGCACGTGCTGGCGCGCTCGGGCGTGGCCGCGCACCCCGTCTCGGGCGACTGGGCGGCGGAGACGGACGCGCTGGACCCGCTCCACGCCGCCCCGCCGTACGCGCCGCCGCCGGGCGCCTTCGACGAGAGCAGCCTTCCGCCGGGCACGCTGCTGAACCCCGAGCTCAGCGTGCTGGCCTTCAACCGCCGCGTGCTGGAGCTGGCGGGCGACCGCGCGGTGCCGCTGCTGGAGCGGGTGCGCTTCCTCTCCATCTTCGGCGGCAACCTGGACGAGTTCTTCCGCGTGCGCGTGGCCGGGTACAAGCGGCAGGTGGCGCAGGGGTCCGAGAAGCCGGGGATGGACGGCGTTCCCCCGCGCGCGCAGCTCGACGCCATCGGCACCCGCGCGCGGCGGCTGGCCGACTCGGCGTACCGCCTGCTCTTCGACACGCTGATGCCGGAGCTGCGCGAGCGCGGGATCGACGTGGTGCGGCGCAGCGGCCTGGACCGCGACGAGCGGGCGTGGCTGCGCGACTACTACGACGCCGAGGTCCACCCGCTGCTCACGCCGCTGGCCGCCGGGCCGGGGCACCCGTTCCCGCACATTCGCAACCAGCGTCCGGCGCTGGTCGCCATCCTCCGCGAGCCGCTGACGGGCGGGGAACGGCTGGGCGTGGTCGAGCTGCCGGACGGCCTCCCGCGCTTCGTCTCCCCCGGCGGCGGGCGGTACGTGCCGCTGGAGACGGTCATCATCGAGAACCTCCACCGCCTGTATCCGGGGATGGAGGTGGACAGCGCCTCCACCTTCCGCGTCACCCGCAGCGCCGAGCTGCAGCTGGAGCCGGGGCGCCTGGCCGACCTGCTGCAGGCGGTGGAGGAAGAGGTGCGCCGCCGCCGCTTCCGCCCCGTGGTCCGCGTGGAGGTGGAGGATTCCATCCCGGGCCGCCTGCGCGAAACGCTGCTGCGCGAGCTGCGGCACGAGGCGCCCGACCGCGCCTGGCCGCTGGGCGACGAGGACGTGTACGAGGTGGAGGGGTTGATTGACCTGCGCGGCCTGCGCGAGCTGGCGTCGCTGGAGATCGCGGACGCGCACTGGCCGCCCGAGGAAACGCACGAGCGGCTGGACCCCGGCGTCCCCATCGCCGACGTGCTGCGCGAGCGCGAGGTGCTGGTGGAGTTCCCGCGCGACTCGTTCGAGGCCACCGTCGAGCGCTTCGTGCTGGAGGCGGCGGAGGACCCGGACGTCGTCGCGATCAAGCTGGCCCTCTACCGCACCAACCGGAAGTCGCGGATCGTGGAGGCGCTGCGCCGCGCCAGCTCGCGCGGCAAGCAGGTGGTGGCGCTGGTGGAGCTGACCGCGCGCTTCGACGAGGAGCGCAACATCGAGTGGGCGCGCTACCTTCGCTCCTCCGGCATCCACGTGGTCTACGGCCTCCCCGGGCTGAAGGTGCACGCCAAGGTGGCGCTCGTCGTGCGCCGCGAATCGGGCGGGGTGCGGCGCTACGCGTACGTGGGGACGGGGAACCTGAACGCCACCACGGCCGCCGCGTACACCGACCTGGGCCTGCTGACGGCGGACCCCGGGATCACGGAAGAGATCTCCGAGCTCTTCAACATGCTCACCGGCGCCGGGGGCGAGCCGCACCACCGCCTTCTCCTCGTCGCCCCACGGACGATGCGCACGCGGTTCGTGGAGATGATCGACCGCGAGACCGAGCACGCGCGCGCCGGCCGCGGCGGCCACGTCATCGCCAAGGTGAACGGGCTGGCGGACCTGGAGCTGATCGCCGCGCTCTACCGCGCGTCGCGCGCCGGGGTGCGCGTCGACCTGATCGTGCGCGGGCTGTGCGCGCTGCGCCCCGGCGTGGCGGAGGTGTCGGAGACCATCCGCGTGGTCAGCATCCTGGGCCGCTACCTGGAGCACGCGCGCATCTTCCGCTTCGCCAACGGCGGCGATCCGGAGTACTACATCGGGTCGGCGGACTGGCGCACGCGCAACCTGAGCCGGCGCGTGGAGGTGGCCGCTCCGGTCCGCGCCCCCGCGCACCGCGCGCGGCTGGACGAGATCCTGCGCGCGCAGCTGGAGCACCCGCGCGCCTGGGAGCTGGGCGCCGACGGCACGTACTACCAGCGCCCGGCCATGGCCCCCCGCCAGGCGCGGGTGCCGCCGCCCGACCCCGATCGCCGCGCGATCATCACGGGATAA